From Nicotiana tabacum cultivar K326 chromosome 15, ASM71507v2, whole genome shotgun sequence, the proteins below share one genomic window:
- the LOC107759734 gene encoding laccase-15-like isoform X2 — protein sequence MTADEVKETSYQRLCESKSILTVNGQFPGPTIYARKGETIIVDVYNEGKTNITIHWHGVKQPRNPWSDGPEYITQCPIQPGSKFRQMLIFSDEEGTLWWHAHREWDRATVYGAIVVYPKLGEWWKENIMLVYEQFITSGGQPIDSDAYTINGQPGDFYPCSERETFKLEVECGKTYLLRIINAAMNEMLFFRVAEHKLKVVGTDGSYTKPLTREFITITPGQTFDCILEANQKPGRYYMAARAYSSGVNVSFDNTTTTAILEYKGNYDEYSSPPSLPDLPCYNDTLASVDFSASLRSLASEDHPISVPTEVKDRLISTVSINAYPCPINGTNSTCQGPNGTRLAASMNNISFVNPSIDILEAYYYHIKGVLFGEKFPKFPPYVFNYTADVLPLQLEIPESGTHVVMLKYNTTVELVFQGTNLVAGIDHPMHLHGFNFYTVGLGLGNFDEGTDPLNYNLVDPPRQNTVAVPKRGWAAIRFKADNPGVWFLHCHFERHLTWGMRTVFIVREGDCPDEKLLPRPLDMPLC from the exons ATGACTGCCGACGAG GTGAAAGAAACATCATATCAAAGGCTCTGCGAATCAAAGAGCATCTTAACTGTGAATGGACAATTTCCAGGACCCACTATTTATGCTCGCAAAGGAGAAACTATCATTGTGGATGTCTATAACGAAGGGAAAACCAACATAACCATTCACTG GCATGGAGTAAAACAACCTAGGAATCCATGGTCAGATGGGCCAGAATACATAACCCAATGTCCAATCCAGCCAGGTTCAAAATTCAGGCAAATGTTGATCTTTTCGGATGAAGAAGGCACCTTATGGTGGCATGCACACAGAGAATGGGATCGAGCCACGGTTTATGGTGCCATTGTTGTTTATCCTAAACTTG GGGAgtggtggaaagaaaatattatgTTGGTATATGAGCAATTTATCACCTCAGGAGGTCAACCAATTGATTCTGATGCTTACACAATAAATGGTCAGCCTGGAGATTTTTATCCTTGTTCGGAGCGTG AGAcattcaagctagaggtggagtGTGGGAAGACATATCTGCTTCGGATCATAAACGCCGCAATGAATGAAATGCTTTTCTTTAGAGTAGCAGAGCATAAACTCAAAGTAGTTGGAACAGATGGGAGCTACACTAAGCCCTTGACAAGGGAATTTATCACAATAACTCCTGGACAAACATTTGATTGCATTTTGGAGGCTAACCAAAAGCCCGGTCGTTACTACATGGCTGCTAGAGCTTATTCCAGTGGCGTTAATGTCAGTTTCGACAACACAACCACCACAGCCATATTGGAATACAAAGGAAATTACGACGAATATTCTTCTCCTCCTTCATTGCCTGATTTACCTTGTTACAATGATACTCTTGCATCTGTAGATTTTAGTGCTAGTCTTAGAAGCTTGGCTTCAGAAGACCACCCAATATCTGTACCAACTGAAGTGAAAGATAGGTTGATATCAACAGTTTCAATAAATGCATACCCTTGTCCTATAAACGGCACAAACTCTACGTGCCAAGGACCTAATGGAACGAGACTAGCAGCGAGTATGAACAACATAAGCTTTGTCAACCCGTCCATTGATATCCTAGAAGCATACTATTATCATATAAAGGGTGTGTTATTCGGGGAGAAATTTCCAAAGTTTCCCCCATATGTATTCAATTATACTGCAGATGTCCTGCCTTTGCAATTGGAAATACCAGAAAGCGGGACACACGTAGTAATGCTGAAGTATAATACCACAGTTGAGCTTGTTTTTCAAGGGACTAACCTGGTTGCTGGCATAGATCATCCAATGCATCTACATGGATTTAATTTCTACACTGTGGGATTAGGACTTGGAAATTTCGACGAGGGTACGGATCCTCTGAACTATAATCTTGTTGATCCTCCTCGCCAGAACACTGTTGCTGTCCCTAAAAGGGGTTGGGCTGCCATTAGATTCAAAGCAGACAACCCGG GAGTTTGGTTTTTGCACTGCCATTTTGAGCGTCATTTGACATGGGGCATGAGGACTGTATTCATTGTGAGAGAAGGAGATTGCCCTGACGAAAAGTTGTTGCCACGTCCCTTAGACATGCCTCTATGCTGA
- the LOC107759734 gene encoding laccase-21-like isoform X1, producing the protein MTADEVKETSYQRLCESKSILTVNGQFPGPTIYARKGETIIVDVYNEGKTNITIHWHGVKQPRNPWSDGPEYITQCPIQPGSKFRQMLIFSDEEGTLWWHAHREWDRATVYGAIVVYPKLGTTYPFPRPVAELTLVLGEWWKENIMLVYEQFITSGGQPIDSDAYTINGQPGDFYPCSERETFKLEVECGKTYLLRIINAAMNEMLFFRVAEHKLKVVGTDGSYTKPLTREFITITPGQTFDCILEANQKPGRYYMAARAYSSGVNVSFDNTTTTAILEYKGNYDEYSSPPSLPDLPCYNDTLASVDFSASLRSLASEDHPISVPTEVKDRLISTVSINAYPCPINGTNSTCQGPNGTRLAASMNNISFVNPSIDILEAYYYHIKGVLFGEKFPKFPPYVFNYTADVLPLQLEIPESGTHVVMLKYNTTVELVFQGTNLVAGIDHPMHLHGFNFYTVGLGLGNFDEGTDPLNYNLVDPPRQNTVAVPKRGWAAIRFKADNPGVWFLHCHFERHLTWGMRTVFIVREGDCPDEKLLPRPLDMPLC; encoded by the exons ATGACTGCCGACGAG GTGAAAGAAACATCATATCAAAGGCTCTGCGAATCAAAGAGCATCTTAACTGTGAATGGACAATTTCCAGGACCCACTATTTATGCTCGCAAAGGAGAAACTATCATTGTGGATGTCTATAACGAAGGGAAAACCAACATAACCATTCACTG GCATGGAGTAAAACAACCTAGGAATCCATGGTCAGATGGGCCAGAATACATAACCCAATGTCCAATCCAGCCAGGTTCAAAATTCAGGCAAATGTTGATCTTTTCGGATGAAGAAGGCACCTTATGGTGGCATGCACACAGAGAATGGGATCGAGCCACGGTTTATGGTGCCATTGTTGTTTATCCTAAACTTGGTACTACCTATCCTTTCCCCAGACCTGTTGCCGAACTAACCCTTGTCTTAG GGGAgtggtggaaagaaaatattatgTTGGTATATGAGCAATTTATCACCTCAGGAGGTCAACCAATTGATTCTGATGCTTACACAATAAATGGTCAGCCTGGAGATTTTTATCCTTGTTCGGAGCGTG AGAcattcaagctagaggtggagtGTGGGAAGACATATCTGCTTCGGATCATAAACGCCGCAATGAATGAAATGCTTTTCTTTAGAGTAGCAGAGCATAAACTCAAAGTAGTTGGAACAGATGGGAGCTACACTAAGCCCTTGACAAGGGAATTTATCACAATAACTCCTGGACAAACATTTGATTGCATTTTGGAGGCTAACCAAAAGCCCGGTCGTTACTACATGGCTGCTAGAGCTTATTCCAGTGGCGTTAATGTCAGTTTCGACAACACAACCACCACAGCCATATTGGAATACAAAGGAAATTACGACGAATATTCTTCTCCTCCTTCATTGCCTGATTTACCTTGTTACAATGATACTCTTGCATCTGTAGATTTTAGTGCTAGTCTTAGAAGCTTGGCTTCAGAAGACCACCCAATATCTGTACCAACTGAAGTGAAAGATAGGTTGATATCAACAGTTTCAATAAATGCATACCCTTGTCCTATAAACGGCACAAACTCTACGTGCCAAGGACCTAATGGAACGAGACTAGCAGCGAGTATGAACAACATAAGCTTTGTCAACCCGTCCATTGATATCCTAGAAGCATACTATTATCATATAAAGGGTGTGTTATTCGGGGAGAAATTTCCAAAGTTTCCCCCATATGTATTCAATTATACTGCAGATGTCCTGCCTTTGCAATTGGAAATACCAGAAAGCGGGACACACGTAGTAATGCTGAAGTATAATACCACAGTTGAGCTTGTTTTTCAAGGGACTAACCTGGTTGCTGGCATAGATCATCCAATGCATCTACATGGATTTAATTTCTACACTGTGGGATTAGGACTTGGAAATTTCGACGAGGGTACGGATCCTCTGAACTATAATCTTGTTGATCCTCCTCGCCAGAACACTGTTGCTGTCCCTAAAAGGGGTTGGGCTGCCATTAGATTCAAAGCAGACAACCCGG GAGTTTGGTTTTTGCACTGCCATTTTGAGCGTCATTTGACATGGGGCATGAGGACTGTATTCATTGTGAGAGAAGGAGATTGCCCTGACGAAAAGTTGTTGCCACGTCCCTTAGACATGCCTCTATGCTGA
- the LOC107759735 gene encoding photosystem I reaction center subunit N, chloroplastic, whose translation MAAMNSSVLACSYAVSGIGASELTSKHASIASQSVQKWPVIKAQQSKVLDSEANKNQAGRRIALLGLAAALFTAASSNSSANAGVIDDYLEKSKANKELNDKKRLATSGANFARAYTVQFGTCKFPENFTGCQDLAKQKKVPFISDDLALECEGKDKYKCGSNVFWKW comes from the exons ATGGCAGCAATGAACTCAAGTGTATTGGCATGCAGTTATGCAGTGTCAGGCATTGGTGCATCTGAACTCACCTCAAAACATGCCTCTATTGCTTCCCAATCAGTTCAAAAATGGCCAGTTATTAAGGCTCAACAGTCAAAGGTGTTGGATTCAGAAGCCAACAAGAACCAAGCTGGAAGAAGAATCGCTCTTCTTGGCTTAGCTGCTGCCCTTTTCACCGCTGCTTCCTCCAACTCCTCAGCCAATGCTGGCGTCATCGACGATTATCTTGAGAAAAGCAAAGCCAACAAG GAATTGAATGACAAGAAGAGGTTGGCCACAAGTGGTGCAAACTTCGCAAGAGCATACACAGTTCAGTTTGGCACATGCAAGTTCCCTGAAAACTTCACCGGCTGCCAAGACCTTGCCAAGCAAAAG AAAGTGCCATTTATAAGTGATGACTTAGCCTTGGAGTGCGAGGGCAAGGACAAATACAAGTGCGGTTCTAATGTGTTCTGGAAATGGTGA